The Solanum lycopersicum chromosome 6, SLM_r2.1 genome has a window encoding:
- the THIC gene encoding thiamine biosynthesis protein ThiC: protein MASVQTALTSLLCKKGNNNPQVNVPRSSFLPGFDLTGQVAVTGRRETRFNSFSSPRATLTFDPPSTDNKEKTKPKHTVDPNAPDFLPLPPFEQCFPKSSKEYSEVMHEETGHVLKVPFRRIHLSGDEPHFDTYDTSGPQGVNPRVGLPKLRTEWINRREKLGGPRYTQMFYAKQGIITEEMVYCAAREKMDPEFVRSEVARGRAIIPSNKKHPELEPMIVGRKFLVKVNANIGNSAVVSSIEEEVHKLQWATMWGADTIMDLSTGRHIHETREWILRNSAVPVGTVPIYQALEKVNGIAENLSWEVFRETLIEQAEQGVDYFTIHAGVLLRYIPLTAKRMTGIVSRGGSIHAKWCLAYHKENFAYEHWDDILDICNQYDISLSIGDGLRPGSIYDANDTAQFAELLTQGELTRRAWEKDVQVMNEGPGHVPMHKIPENMQKQLEWCNEAPFYTLGPLTTDIAPGYDHITSAIGAANIGALGTALLCYVTPKEHLGLPNRDDVKTGVISYKIAAHAADLAKGHPLSQAWDDALSKARFEFRWMDQFALSLDPVTAMSFHDETLPADGAKVAHFCSMCGPKFCSMKITEDIRKYAENHGYGNAEEAIQQGMDAMSAAFQAAKKTISGEQHGEVGGEIYLPENYINSLKSQRNV from the exons ATGGCGTCTGTCCAAACTGCTTTGACATCACTCCTATGCAAGAAAGGGAACAATAATCCACAAGTAAATGTTCCAAGAAGTTCCTTCTTGCCAGGGTTTGATTTGACAGGGCAAGTTGCGGTTACAGGGAGAAGGGAAACGCGTTTCAATTCTTTTTCAAGCCCGAGAGCAACACTTACCTTTGATCCTCCCAGTACTGATAATAAAGAGAAGACAAAGCCAAAGCACACTGTTGATCCTAATGCTCCTGATTTCCTGCCCCTTCCACCATTCGAACAATGCTTTCCGAAAAGCTCCAAGGAATACAG TGAAGTTATGCATGAAGAAACTGGTCATGTACTCAAAGTCCCATTTCGACGTATCCATCTTTCCGGGGATGAACCACATTTCGACACTTATGATACCAGTGGTCCTCAGGGTGTTAACCCGCGCGTTG GACTTCCCAAGCTGCGCACGGAGTGGATTAACAGGAGGGAGAAGTTAGGAGGACCAAGGTATACTCAAATGTTCTATGCTAAGCAGGGAATCATAACTGAGGAAATGGTGTACTGTGCTGCTCGTGAGAAGATGGATCCGGAATTTGTGAGGTCAGAAGTTGCTCGGGGCCGTGCAATCATCCCTTCAAACAAGAAGCACCCTGAGTTGGAGCCAATGATAGTAGGAAGAAAGTTCTTAGTGAAAGTCAATGCCAACATCGGGAACTCTGCTGTTGTAAGCTCgattgaagaagaagttcaCAAGCTTCAATGGGCAACAATGTGGGGTGCAGATACGATTATGGATCTCTCTACTGGTCGTCACATCCACGAGACTCGTGAGTGGATCTTGCGTAATTCTGCTGTACCAGTAGGCACTGTGCCAATTTACCAAGCACTAGAAAAAGTAAACGGGATTGCTGAGAATCTTAGTTGGGAAGTGTTTAGGGAGACCTTAATTGAACAAGCTGAGCAAGGAGTTGATTACTTCACAATCCATGCCGGAGTCCTTCTCAGGTACATCCCACTGACAGCAAAACGGATGACCGGAATTGTTTCTCGTGGAGGCTCAATTCATGCAAAGTGGTGCTTAGCTTATCACAAGGAGAATTTCGCTTATGAACATTGGGATGACATACTTGACATCTGTAATCAGTACGATATATCGTTATCAATTGGTGATGGACTGAGACCTGGTTCAATTTATGATGCAAATGACACCGCTCAGTTTGCTGAGCTCTTGACTCAAGGGGAGCTGACTCGCCGAGCTTGGGAAAAGGATGTACAG GTTATGAATGAAGGACCTGGACATGTACCAATGCATAAGATTCCCGAGAACATGCAGAAACAGCTAGAGTGGTGTAATGAAGCACCATTTTACACTCTTGGACCATTGACAACTGATATAGCTCCCGGATATGATCATATCACCTCAGCTATCGGTGCAGCCAATATAGGAGCACTCGGGACTGCACTTCTGTGTTACGTCACTCCAAAAGAGCATCTTGGTCTGCCTAATCGCGATGACGTGAAGACAGGTGTAATATCATATAAGATAGCTGCTCATGCAGCTGATCTTGCAAAAGGTCACCCGCTATCTCAAGCCTGGGATGATGCACTTAGCAAGGCAAGATTTGAGTTCAGATGGATGGACCAATTCGCTTTATCATTGGACCCCGTTACTGCAATGTCCTTTCACGACGAAACTTTACCAGCCGATGGGGCTAAAGTGGCACATTTCTGCTCTATGTGCGGGCCTAAGTTTTGCTCCATGAAAATAACCGAAGATATAAGAAAGTATGCTGAAAATCATGGTTATGGAAATGCAGAGGAAGCCATTCAGCAGGGCATGGATGCTATGAGTGCAGCGTTTCAAGCTGCAAAAAAAACCATTAGTGGGGAACAACACGGTGAGGTTGGCGGTGAGATCTACTTGCCAGAGAATTACATCAACTCTTTGAAGAGCCAAAG GAATGTGTAA